The genomic segment TTTAGGTAGAACCGAGACTTCCCATGTTTCATTGTTTTTGAGGGCCTTCATTTCTTCCATCACGGCTTGTCTCCACTCAGCTGATTCAAGAGCCTCTTCTATATTTTTTGGAGTTTTTATAGAATCAACATTAGTCACAAAAGCTTTGTAAGACTCAGATAAATTTCCATAGGATACAAACCGAGAAATAGGATGTTGAGTGCAGCTCCTTGTACCCTTTCGAACTGCAATTGGAAGATAGATGGATGGTGAAGGAGGTGGGACTTCTGTTTCAGAACAGTCCTCGGTTGGAGATGTAATTGGCACTACTGTATCAGTTTCAGGAGAACGATTCTGTCGGGAGTAAACCTGTATTTGCTGTTTTCCTTGATCAGGTGGCTGTTGTACTTCGATGGAGGTATTGTTATCGGGAAGGACAGTGTTAAACCCTTGCTGCGCAGGGGAAACAACAACTAAATTTGGAATAGGTTTATTTGTGATAGTAGTAGTAGGATCAGGAGGTATAATGAGGAGAGTATTAAGGGTCTCATCTTCATTAAAAatctccccctgaagatgagATGCTGCAAAGTATGGTTCATTTTCGAAGAAGGTAACATCCCGAGAGAAACATTCGGCGCAATGTTGGTGAGTAACACTTATAGCCTTTTTGTGTAGGGGAATATCCAATGAAGATGCAGGTGTGGGCTCGAGGATCAAGTTtggattgatttggttgatggttatggacaaaagttTTACAGCCGAATATTTTGGCTGGAAGATTAGGAACATGAAATAGAGGGAAGGCCTTTAAAAGAGTATTTAGAGGTGTTTGGAAATTGAGGATCTTTGATGGCATTCGATTTATGAGATAACAGGCAGTGAGGACAGCTTCTCCCTACAAGTATTTTGGAACATTCATGGTGAACATTATAGCTCGAGCCACATCAAGGAGATGATTTTTTCTCTCAGAGATCCCGTTTTGTTGAGGAGTGTCAGGACAAGAGCTTTGGTGTATAATGTCTTGGTCAAAAAGGTATGGACTTAAGACAGAGTTAAAGTATTCTCTCCCATTGTCAGTACGGAGGGTATGTATGGTAGAGTTGAATTGGGTTCGAATCattgagtgaaaattttggaATACTTTAGGTGTTTCAGATTTTTCTTTGAGTAGATAGACCTAACAGATCCTAGTATGATCATCAATGAAGGTTATAAACAATCTAGCCCCTATAATATTTTTCACTCGACTGGCTCCCCATAGGTCACTGTTGATTAATGAAAAAGGTTGGGACTGAATATGTGGTTTTAATGGGTATGGCACACGGGTATGTTTAGATAATTGACAAATTTCACACTTCAAGgaattaatacttttatttcgAAATAACAGCGGAAGATGTTTTttcaaatacacaaagtttggatGTCCTAACCTACGGTGTCATAACATAATAGTGTCCTCTTTTGAAGTGGATAGAGCCCATCCCCCTTGTGTACTGTTTTTAgtccatcatcaactttagcagtgccaatcatcctccccgaTTTCTATTCCTGTATCACAACCAATTGCAGAAAATTCAGCAAGAACTTTTTCatccttagtaagtttactaattGAAAGTAAATTACAGGACATGGACTATCAAGAGAAAAACTCTTTGTCATTTGTACTTCTCCTATTCCAGCCACATGTGAGTAAGAACCATCAGCTATGCGGATTTGGGATTTGTTATGACAAGGAGTGTAGGTGTGAAACAACGTGGAGTCACCTGTCATGTGATCGGAGGCACCCGAATTGAGTATCCAAGGAGATTGATTATTAGATTCAAAAGTAATGTTGAGGGCAGTACCTTGAGTGGCTACAGATCCATGAGTAGTGGGACTACCAAGTATCTTATGGAGAGTCTCAAGCTGTGTTTTGGTTAAGCGAACATCAAGAACATCATCTGCAGTAGTGGAGGATAACATGGCAGTCTTAttaaccttttgttttttttcaggATAGCCATGGAGTTTGAAGCATTTTTCTTTTGTATGACCAACACGATTGCAGTGACTACACCATGGTCTTGTTGATACAGAATCATTTCCAGCACGTTTTTGTGGCTGTGGACCTTTGGAGATGAGAGCAGAGGATTTAGTAGGACGGTTAGAAATCGGGGTCATAGGTTTAGGTTCATTTGAATCTCCCATCATGACAAGACGacgcttttcttctcttctaacttCTGCAAATGCTTCACTGATCGTTGGGAAAGGTGATTTGCCCAGAATTCGGCTACTGATCTCATATAACTCACGGTTCAGTCCTGCTAAAAACTCATAAAGACGTTCATCGTTGAGATGGGTCATAAACCTGTTGTGTTCTAAGCCTTAACGCAATCTGTCTCATAGTACATATCTAGTTCTTGCCACAATTTTCAGATTGTTGTAGTAGTGAGTTACCTCGAGTGTTCCTTGTCGGATATCCTTTACCTTAAGCTTGATCTCAATTACTTGGGAGGCGTTTCCAAAATCTGAGGAGTTTTCTTTGATTGCATCCCACGTCTTttgcaattttgaaaaaaagataggTGCGACTTATATGGCCTTCCATCGAAATGATTAGCCAAGACATTACAATTAAATTGTTGAGTTCCCAAGTGGCATAAGTAGGATCTGCTATGGTTGGTCGTGGAATTTCTCCATTGATGTATCCTAATTTGCCACGACCACGAATCACCATAAGAACCGATTGAGACCATTGCAGGAAGTTTTTCCCATTTAGCCGATGATTAGTGATTATAAGGGATGAATTAATTTCACCTTGAGTGATTCTCTGATTGATATTCTGAGTCATTTGTGATGTCTCGGTTTCAGAGAAATTTTCACTGATATCACCCATTGGAGGACTAAACCGAAGGAATTTTTAGGAAGggaaattagagaaaaaaaatagGAGCGAATGAATCCTAAAGCCCTGATGCCATGAAAAAACTTAGAGGAAAAATTTTCTGTATATTTCTACTGCTTTAGTTTACAGATTATAAAGGGaggaataattattttaaaggaaacaattcctaatttcctaagaatcagtaactgagattagtttctatttacaagggaactactagtaataaggtaaggtttctatccttaattataggAATTCCAATAGTAAGATGTAAGAGTGTTACCCAATTGGACTAACTTCTCAGTTTCGGAAAGTAGGAGGACCAAATCCTGACAAACTAAAATAAAGGGGCTAACTTTTCAGTTTTCATAAAGTAGAGCGATTAAATTCATAAATAGATGATCTCTCTTTTGTTCATCTCATCTATTGACGGGCAATAATGGAATTGTATTATAATAACTGTCATATAATGTGGCATACTTgctttatttaaaaacaaaataaaatcattctAAGTGTTTTTTCTATTTGATTGGGTGGTATTTAGTTAAGAGATCCAAGAGGAAGTAACTACTTTTATGTAGCATGGGAATAATATTTAGCTGCTCCATTTTTGCTTTTTAAGAAAATCATCAGATTTGTAAAGATTGTGGCCATCACCTGGTTACTGTTCCCTTTATTAAGGAGAAAGCTTGCATGCTTTGCTTTTCATGGGAACTTTCTAGATAGCCTTTGTCTTCATCCCCTGATTCTTTCACAATAAACTTCTTAAGCCCCTTCTGTTTTCACCACTTGGAATTTTGCAACCactgggaaaagaaaatgttcgAGGTGAATTATTCTCGTTTTAGACTAAACATCTCCATGTATCTGGAATTTTAATCTGCTAAAATCTTGGTGGTTCTACAGTTTAGTTAATGTGAATTGAGAGAGAACCATTACAGCTTTGATTCTGTCTGTCTGTTTGCTTAAGCACAAAATCTGCAGATGGCTTGAAAAACTATCCTCGACATGCCACTGCAGCCAAGCTCCAAATGCAAAAAATGCTGGAAATGGAGCAACTAGCCAACGTTCAGGGTCTGCCAACAGAGAGGAATACACTCAATAAGCTGATGGCATTGCATCCTGGAATAAACAATCAAACAGGCAACAACCATAACATAGTCGGTCGGGGAGCTTTAAGCAGTTCAGCACAAACTGCTTTAATACTTACTAACTACCAGAATCTGCTTGTTAGGCAGAATTCGATGAATTCAAAGCCTAGCCCTCTTCATCAGGAAGCCTCGTCTTCCTTCAATAATTCTAACCGAAGTCCATCCTCAAATTTCCAAGGTCGTGCTGCATTGTTACCAAGTTCCATGCATACCCTGCCTGTTAGTGGCTTATCAAGTCCGCATGTACTAGCTCAGCAGCCTCAACTGCAGAGGCATACATTAACCGTCACTAACTTAATTCAACAGAACCATCTGCTACCCTCTCAGAGTAACCAGGCTTTACAACAGAAAATGATACGACAGCTGCTCCATGAGATTCCCAATAATAATACGGGAGTTCAGCAGCAGTCCTGGAGTGGGCAGAGTGAGAATGCGAGCATGGGAAGAAATGGAATGGGCTTCGGAAGCAACACCACTGCTGCAGCTACCTCTAATATGTCGGGAAGTGTTGCAAGGGCTGCACCAAGTCAAAGCAACAGTTACCGAGCTGCTTCAAACAGTGACTCTACCCCAGCTGATGGCAACAATGTATCCACCCAGAGAGCACCTGATTTGCCTCAGAATCTTCATTTGCAAGATGATATTATGTCGGATATAGCTCATGAGTTAACGGAAAATGGGTTTTTTAACTGTGACGTAGATGATCATACGAATTATGGGTGGAAGGCATGACTTTGTTTGGTCTAATAAATGGCTTCCGTTGTGTGAGTGTCGGGCAAATTTTTGTATAGAATACTGGAAATAGctgtatttttcttttctttctagtATCCGGGCCTCTTTAACATGGCATTGTTGCGACATCACTTGCTTTGTGCTTGACTTGGTATTTGGGGATCTTTGTATCATTTTCAACAAGTGTAATCTATTGAACGAACTTGAGAAGAGATTTAGtttcttattaatatataatatttgccTGTTTCACTGCCCCACTATCATGATTCCTTGCGTCGCTTGTATGAGAATTTCTAAAGCAATTAAACATTTCAAAGAAAAGCTGTGATATCCTGGATGGCAAACAGTTTACAACTCTAGCAATGCTTCAATTATAGGCATGGCGTAAAGTCTTAAGTGATTTCTTCTGACGGAAGAAGTGGGCATCATGTCCCATTTCAGCTTACCTCACATGCATACCGATAGAAAAACGCACCCACCAATTTGTTATGCTGATGCTTGATGCTTGATGCCTTAGCTAACAGTTCGTATAACGTTTTCTattgtatttataattattttaaagttgTCCAAGATATTCCCGAGAAAGTTCATATAAAGCATCCATTTTTCGTTAGTCGGTGGGTCTCTCGATTATAAGTTGGAGAGTGAGTTAATCTATTATAAAAGTGaacaatttaatccaaataaaCTTTACTTGAGTATAACcttgaactttagaaaattttgtttattgtgcttaaacatgacatgaaaaaaaaaaaacagaaaattaaattCAACATTATTCAAAACACGATAGTGCTTAaattgttcaatttttttatattgatttaaaaactttaattgagaagttaatttttttaatatttaactttACTCCcgtttaaaagtttaaatatatagcaattatttcatcatatttatatatactagAACTAAATTACTTGCTTTTATAGTTGAATTGCCGAATAATTTAacctctattattatttttttggtctGGACTCTTATCTAGCAACTCAATTTGAAGACAAGAGTACTGATAGATTGAAAAATTGTAAGGAGTTTTCATGTCAATGAGTTATAGAAAGTGTTTAAAATGAACCAAACCGGGAGTGAGTTTGAACTTTAAAATGAATTCTTACTTTGCAGCAATGGAAGAGCTACCTTGCACATTGTCCTCTCATGAGTCAGAACAAAAGAAAGCCTTAAAATATAATCGAGCAATTGGAATTTCTGGTGACATATGGGAAAATTAAGATTATATGCcgatttcaagaaaaataaggaaatataGGCTGAAATTTTGATCATTTAGTGAAATAGGTTACTTTTTCGTAGATGTGAAAAATGTGTCCTGAGAAcagcgtttttcaaaaaaatgctTTCTATAAAAGCGCTTTCTTTTGACATGTCAtctttttttgaacaatttcattatatgttctaatcatatctattttttttatacaagaaAATGCCTAGAATTACCCATAATCGCTcatcaacccataaataggaagatcATGCGCTTTAACGCACCAACATCCTCCTGTATTGGCACTAGAATTATATCTTCCTTCCATCGGGTTGAACATAAATCTTTCTGGAACCTGAAAGTTAAGAACATTTTCAGTAACAAAATTAAAATGGAGGATTTCTTTCAATGCATTGCTTACATGATCTTGGAACAATTCAAAGATGTTGCAGTTCGTATAAGCATAATGAATATTAAGCGTTCCTTCCGAAAGATGTAAACTCAAGTTAACTCCGGGATCAAAAACAAGATTTTGTCTTACCATTTCAATCTGACTCTAGAGTTTCATAGCTGGCAACATAAAAGAAACATGGAGTAATTGAAAG from the Gossypium hirsutum isolate 1008001.06 chromosome D09, Gossypium_hirsutum_v2.1, whole genome shotgun sequence genome contains:
- the LOC107892049 gene encoding uncharacterized protein isoform X4, whose translation is MTHLNDERLYEFLAGLNRELYEISSRILGKSPFPTISEAFAEVRREEKRRLVMMGDSNEPKPMTPISNRPTKSSALISKGPQPQKRAGNDSVSTRPWCSHCNRVGHTKEKCFKLHGYPEKKQKVNKTAMLSSTTADDVLDVRLTKTQLETLHKILGSPTTHGSVATQGDSTLFHTYTPCHNKSQIRIADGSYSHVAGIGEE
- the LOC107892049 gene encoding uncharacterized protein isoform X3; its protein translation is MTHLNDERLYEFLAGLNRELYEISSRILGKSPFPTISEAFAEVRREEKRRLVMMGDSNEPKPMTPISNRPTKSSALISKGPQPQKRAGNDSVSTRPWCSHCNRVGHTKEKCFKLHGYPEKKQKVNKTAMLSSTTADDVLDVRLTKTQLETLHKILGSPTTHGSVATQGTALNITFESNNQSPWILNSGASDHMTGDSTLFHTYTPCHNKSQIRIADGSYSHVAGIGEE
- the LOC107892049 gene encoding uncharacterized protein isoform X1, whose amino-acid sequence is MFLIFQPKYSAVKLLSITINQINPNLILEPTPASSLDIPLHKKAISVTHQHCAECFSRDVTFFENEPYFAASHLQGEIFNEDETLNTLLIIPPDPTTTITNKPIPNLVVVSPAQQGFNTVLPDNNTSIEVQQPPDQGKQQIQVYSRQNRSPETDTVVPITSPTEDCSETEVPPPSPSIYLPIAVRKGTRSCTQHPISRFVSYGNLSESYKAFVTNVDSIKTPKNIEEALESAEWRQAVMEEMKALKNNETWEVSVLPKGKKTIRCK
- the LOC107892049 gene encoding uncharacterized protein isoform X2, whose product is MTHLNDERLYEFLAGLNRELYEISSRILGKSPFPTISEAFAEVRREEKRRLVMMGDSNEPKPMTPISNRPTKSSALISKGPQPQKRAGNDSVSTRPWCSHCNRVGHTKEKCFKLHGYPEKKQKVNKTAMLSSTTADDVLDVRLTKTQLETLHKILGSPTTHGSVATQGDSTLFHTYTPCHNKSQIRIADGSYSHVAGIGEVQMTKSFSLDSPCPVIYFQLVNLLRMKKFLLNFLQLVVIQE